The proteins below come from a single Pseudarthrobacter sp. SSS035 genomic window:
- a CDS encoding SDR family NAD(P)-dependent oxidoreductase produces the protein MRARRACISGTHRAHQSGGRQMTNTVTTSSKKSGQTSFDFTGQVVIVTGASGGIGSALADKFAAAGADLILHGRKAETLQAKAEQIQELGRKAIVVTGNIREPETADALVRAAVEQFGRIDILINNAGGNFASRLEDLSVNAWNATIGTNLSGAFHTAVACLPVFEMQGGGSIINVGSGSANHAHPMRGAYAAAKAGLASLTKTMSWEWADRGVRVNCVEPGATLTPASRFASPETEKTFGEFLALGRVGLPEEVADACLYLCSDASSFITGTVLQVTGGPHTSSPLDAKLVREPRNA, from the coding sequence ATGAGAGCCCGCCGTGCGTGCATCAGCGGCACCCACCGGGCGCATCAATCAGGAGGACGTCAGATGACGAACACAGTCACCACCAGCAGCAAAAAGTCGGGTCAGACCAGCTTCGATTTCACTGGCCAGGTGGTCATCGTAACGGGCGCTTCCGGCGGCATTGGTTCGGCGCTTGCCGACAAGTTCGCCGCAGCTGGCGCGGATTTGATCCTGCACGGACGCAAGGCCGAAACCCTCCAGGCCAAGGCCGAGCAAATCCAGGAACTCGGACGCAAGGCGATCGTGGTCACCGGAAACATCCGGGAACCCGAGACCGCCGATGCCCTTGTCCGGGCCGCCGTCGAGCAGTTCGGCCGGATCGACATCCTGATCAACAATGCCGGGGGCAACTTCGCCTCGCGCTTGGAGGACCTTTCTGTCAATGCCTGGAATGCGACAATCGGCACCAACCTCAGCGGCGCGTTCCACACAGCCGTCGCCTGCCTTCCGGTGTTCGAGATGCAGGGCGGCGGAAGCATCATCAACGTCGGGTCCGGTTCGGCGAACCACGCCCACCCGATGCGCGGCGCGTATGCAGCCGCCAAGGCGGGACTCGCCTCCCTGACCAAGACAATGTCGTGGGAATGGGCCGACCGCGGCGTCCGCGTGAACTGCGTCGAACCCGGCGCCACCCTGACGCCGGCTTCCCGCTTTGCCTCACCGGAGACCGAGAAGACGTTCGGCGAGTTCCTGGCCCTCGGGCGTGTGGGCTTGCCGGAGGAAGTGGCCGACGCGTGCCTGTACCTGTGCTCCGACGCGTCGAGCTTCATCACCGGAACGGTCCTGCAGGTCACCGGCGGACCGCACACCTCGTCGCCGCTCGATGCAAAGCTCGTCCGCGAACCGCGCAATGCGTGA
- a CDS encoding ABC transporter permease: METIAKADTLVASASAPAYNDNTILAERRRSRINRQLGVWALRIGALAAFVFSWAFVTGQGIMDPTLVSTPLDVGTSFIKQLADDTFWVDVTATFSGAMAGLIAGTVLGILAGVVFARVEVLHVAARPFLTLMNSLPRPALAPIFILWFGLGFGPKALVAFSVVFFVLMTSTMGALQSIDHDIKQLTKSLGMTRKQRFFKIELPSALPSIVGGLRLGAVYSVLGAVVSEMVGAYTGLGQRLVVVTNNFQVAETFAILLAMGLLSMVLDVSISGLQKLVTKWTR; this comes from the coding sequence ATGGAAACGATCGCTAAGGCGGACACTCTGGTTGCCTCCGCATCAGCGCCGGCCTACAACGACAACACGATCCTCGCGGAACGGCGCCGATCACGGATCAACCGGCAACTGGGCGTCTGGGCCCTGAGGATCGGTGCGCTCGCCGCCTTCGTCTTCAGCTGGGCCTTTGTGACCGGCCAGGGGATCATGGATCCGACGCTGGTATCCACCCCCCTTGATGTCGGGACATCGTTCATCAAGCAGTTGGCGGATGACACGTTCTGGGTTGATGTGACCGCGACGTTCAGCGGCGCGATGGCCGGTCTGATCGCCGGTACGGTCCTGGGCATCCTGGCCGGCGTCGTCTTCGCCCGCGTCGAGGTTCTGCACGTCGCGGCCAGGCCTTTCCTGACCCTGATGAACAGCCTTCCGCGTCCGGCGTTGGCACCGATCTTCATCCTCTGGTTCGGCCTGGGGTTCGGCCCGAAAGCCCTGGTTGCCTTCAGCGTCGTGTTCTTCGTCCTGATGACCAGCACCATGGGTGCCCTGCAGAGCATCGACCACGACATAAAACAGTTGACCAAGTCGCTGGGCATGACACGGAAGCAGCGCTTTTTCAAGATTGAGTTGCCCTCGGCACTGCCGTCCATTGTTGGTGGTTTGCGGCTTGGCGCCGTCTACTCGGTGCTCGGTGCGGTTGTGTCGGAAATGGTCGGTGCCTACACCGGCCTGGGACAGCGACTGGTCGTTGTGACCAACAACTTCCAGGTCGCGGAGACCTTTGCCATCCTGCTGGCAATGGGCTTGCTGTCGATGGTTCTTGACGTTTCCATTTCGGGCCTGCAAAAGCTCGTGACCAAGTGGACGAGATAG